Proteins encoded by one window of Lutibacter sp. A64:
- a CDS encoding tetratricopeptide repeat protein codes for MFKTRNFLSILIVLFSIQNGLAQNLTSKEIDSAFIALKVLPNTTQKVDDLISLYKKSIKSRFINEAILDEAKSISEDISYFDGLAKCFNRKGITARVAFDYSNSVLYHKRALNYLNNSTDSLLIAKCLLNLGVTYRKLNLEKEAFEYYFKALKFSEKIDDRIGVTISLNGIGNVFLNTEQYDKALYYLKKALEVEIKAGNPRGEEYGLLNIGETFLKMKQYDSAYSYFDRSLMLAIENPRRESLAIKFSKFGLLYQAKEEYQKSLDYYKSSIPLFEKYNNVRYLSNSLINIGKNQLHLKRYDKAKENILLGLNGAKEINSKENIMLGYAALVDYYTLTNNYKKALDAHKNATAFHDSIVNEASQNTIISTQIAYETSKKDEQIQKLAEEKDLSELNAKTNFNRLIIISIIGLLLVSVLGYLLYLYRRNSDLEIENKNSELQNYLHQIKELKEKAKNKSDISPDNFEEYNLSKREIEVFNHITFGLSNDEIAEKMFVSKNTIKTHIKNIYSKLDVKNRIQAIKKVNSI; via the coding sequence ATGTTTAAAACCCGCAACTTTTTAAGTATTCTTATTGTACTTTTTAGTATTCAAAATGGTCTCGCTCAAAATTTAACGTCAAAAGAAATAGACAGTGCTTTTATTGCACTAAAAGTATTACCTAATACTACTCAAAAAGTAGACGATTTAATCTCTTTATATAAAAAATCAATTAAAAGTAGGTTTATAAATGAAGCTATTTTAGATGAAGCTAAAAGTATTTCTGAAGATATTTCTTATTTTGATGGCTTAGCAAAATGTTTCAATAGAAAGGGGATTACTGCTAGAGTTGCATTTGATTACTCCAATTCTGTTTTATACCATAAAAGAGCATTAAATTACCTAAATAACAGTACCGATTCTTTACTAATAGCTAAATGCCTTTTAAATTTAGGAGTTACCTATAGAAAACTAAATCTAGAAAAAGAAGCATTTGAATACTACTTTAAAGCCTTAAAATTTTCTGAAAAAATTGATGATAGAATTGGAGTCACTATATCATTAAACGGCATTGGAAATGTATTTTTAAACACCGAACAATATGACAAGGCTTTGTATTATTTAAAAAAAGCATTAGAAGTTGAAATTAAAGCAGGAAACCCTAGAGGAGAAGAATATGGACTTTTAAATATCGGAGAGACTTTTTTAAAAATGAAGCAATACGATTCTGCGTATTCCTATTTTGATAGGTCATTAATGTTGGCAATAGAAAATCCCCGTAGAGAAAGTTTGGCTATTAAATTCTCTAAATTCGGTTTGCTATATCAAGCAAAAGAAGAATATCAAAAATCGTTAGACTACTATAAATCATCAATTCCATTATTCGAAAAATATAATAATGTACGCTATTTAAGCAATAGCCTCATTAACATTGGTAAAAATCAACTTCACCTAAAGAGATATGATAAAGCAAAAGAAAATATTCTATTAGGATTAAACGGTGCAAAAGAAATTAATTCTAAAGAAAACATCATGCTTGGTTATGCCGCTTTAGTAGATTACTATACATTAACTAATAATTATAAAAAAGCATTAGATGCACATAAAAATGCAACAGCTTTTCATGACAGTATTGTTAATGAAGCTTCTCAAAACACAATTATAAGCACGCAAATAGCTTATGAAACATCTAAAAAAGATGAGCAAATTCAGAAATTAGCCGAAGAAAAAGATTTAAGTGAGCTTAATGCAAAAACCAATTTTAATAGGTTAATTATTATTTCAATAATTGGTTTATTACTAGTATCTGTTTTAGGTTATTTACTTTATTTATATAGAAGAAACTCAGATTTAGAAATAGAAAATAAAAATAGTGAACTTCAAAATTATTTACATCAAATTAAAGAATTAAAAGAAAAAGCTAAAAATAAATCTGATATTTCTCCAGATAATTTTGAAGAATACAATCTTTCTAAAAGAGAAATAGAAGTTTTCAACCATATTACATTTGGATTAAGCAACGATGAAATTGCTGAAAAAATGTTCGTTTCAAAAAACACTATTAAAACTCACATCAAAAATATTTACTCAAAATTAGATGTGAAAAACAGAATTCAAGCAATAAAAAAAGTAAATAGTATTTAA
- a CDS encoding DUF3109 family protein produces MFQLGKTIVSEDIIEKDFVCNLNACKGKCCIDGEAGAPLEESELQVLLDIYPKVKPFLREEGIKAIEDQGLFITNEGEYETTLIDGKDCAFVTFDDNNTAKCGIEEAYNQGLIKWKKPISCHLYPIRIMDYSEFSAVNYHKWPICDDACTLGKELQVPVYKFVKEALIRKFGKDWYAELEKVAENHKF; encoded by the coding sequence ATGTTTCAATTAGGAAAGACAATAGTTTCAGAAGACATTATCGAGAAAGATTTTGTCTGCAATTTAAATGCTTGCAAGGGCAAGTGTTGTATAGATGGTGAAGCTGGAGCACCATTAGAAGAAAGTGAACTTCAAGTTTTATTGGATATTTATCCAAAAGTAAAACCTTTTTTACGCGAAGAAGGTATAAAAGCTATTGAAGATCAAGGCTTATTTATTACCAATGAAGGTGAATACGAAACAACCTTAATAGATGGTAAAGATTGTGCTTTTGTTACTTTTGATGATAATAATACTGCTAAATGCGGAATTGAAGAGGCTTATAATCAGGGTTTAATTAAATGGAAGAAACCTATTTCTTGTCATTTATACCCTATTAGAATTATGGATTATAGCGAATTTTCTGCTGTAAATTATCATAAATGGCCTATTTGTGACGATGCATGTACATTAGGAAAAGAACTTCAGGTTCCTGTATATAAATTTGTAAAAGAAGCATTAATTAGAAAATTTGGTAAGGATTGGTATGCTGAATTAGAAAAAGTAGCTGAAAATCATAAATTTTAA
- a CDS encoding MarC family protein, with the protein MLVNFKEILTATMVLFAVIDVIGNIPIIIDLRAKFGQIQSEKASIIAGVIMIAFLYLGTSILNLIGIDVNSFAVAGALILFFIALEMILGVSLYKEEETNARTISVFPLAFPLIAGPGSLTTLLSLRSEFATINILIAIIINLFFMYTVLKTSNKLGRLIGDNGILIIRKVFGVILLAISVKLFTSNIQDLINLNL; encoded by the coding sequence ATGTTAGTTAATTTTAAAGAAATACTTACTGCAACAATGGTATTATTTGCGGTGATAGATGTTATTGGTAATATTCCAATTATTATTGATTTACGTGCAAAGTTTGGACAAATTCAGTCTGAAAAAGCCTCTATTATTGCAGGTGTAATAATGATTGCCTTTTTATATTTAGGAACAAGCATCTTAAATTTAATTGGCATTGATGTAAATTCTTTTGCTGTTGCAGGTGCCTTAATTCTATTTTTTATTGCATTAGAGATGATTTTAGGTGTTTCGCTTTATAAAGAAGAAGAAACAAATGCAAGAACAATTTCTGTTTTCCCATTAGCATTTCCTTTAATTGCGGGTCCTGGAAGTTTAACAACCTTACTTTCTTTACGTTCCGAATTTGCAACTATTAATATTTTAATTGCAATAATTATTAATTTGTTTTTTATGTATACAGTGCTTAAAACTTCAAATAAATTAGGTCGATTAATTGGAGACAATGGTATTTTAATTATTAGAAAAGTTTTTGGTGTAATTTTACTTGCTATTTCAGTAAAATTATTTACTTCAAACATTCAAGATTTAATAAATTTAAATTTATAG
- a CDS encoding FAD-dependent oxidoreductase — protein MKNFDVLIIGGSAAGLSSALILGSAIGKPFAEGKKIGIITHQKSSALNTAELNNVLGFDKGTKGSDILKKGLLQLAKDFPHVAQIEKEKVVSVIGSTPNFIVKTNKNEYTSAIVVMAIGPSNLFNIEGLTEYVTPHTSIPPQKEKIMLKNNNHLVKDGLYVAGVLAGWRSQYAIAAGSGALVATDILTLWNNGNHTMVHDVIE, from the coding sequence ATGAAAAATTTCGATGTTTTAATTATTGGTGGAAGTGCAGCTGGTTTATCTAGTGCTTTAATATTAGGGTCTGCAATTGGAAAACCGTTTGCAGAAGGAAAAAAAATTGGAATTATAACACATCAAAAATCTTCAGCATTAAATACTGCAGAATTAAATAATGTATTGGGTTTTGATAAAGGAACCAAAGGAAGTGACATTCTTAAAAAAGGATTGTTACAATTAGCAAAAGATTTTCCTCATGTTGCGCAAATAGAAAAAGAAAAAGTGGTTTCTGTAATAGGCTCAACACCTAATTTTATAGTTAAAACCAATAAAAATGAATATACCTCTGCAATTGTTGTTATGGCAATTGGACCTTCAAATTTATTTAATATTGAAGGCTTAACAGAGTATGTAACACCACATACCAGTATTCCTCCACAAAAAGAGAAAATAATGCTAAAAAACAACAATCATTTAGTTAAAGACGGACTTTATGTTGCAGGTGTGTTAGCAGGTTGGAGAAGTCAATATGCAATTGCTGCAGGAAGTGGCGCTTTGGTTGCAACAGATATTTTAACTCTTTGGAATAACGGAAACCACACTATGGTTCACGATGTTATTGAGTAA
- the sufD gene encoding Fe-S cluster assembly protein SufD, producing MDLKEKLVSSFLAFENKGGLDLDSKSHSIRTKAIHNFEKKGFPTKKDEEWKYTSLNALLKSDYSLFPETKKAVEFKHVREYSINEIESYTLVFIDGAFSSFLSNTTHDECDVCVLSSAFTRPKYKMVVDNYFNTIAKDNNSLTELNTAFSVEGAFINIPKNTVVPKPIQILHFSTGSEKEVMLQPRNLVVVGENSHVQIIERHQNLSKNAVLTNAVTEVFAHKRAIVDYYKIQNDTENSSLIDSTFVSQKQQSVASVHTYSFGGKLTRNNLEFYQEGEYITSNLNGISILNDKQHVDNHTLVDHKFPNCESHELYKGIYADKSTGVFNGKVIVRQAAQKTNAFQQNNNILIDDGASINSKPQLEIFADDVKCSHGCTIGQLDESALFYMQSRGIPKKEAKALLLFAFGNEVVEKIKIPQLKTRITKLIAKNLGVNLGFDF from the coding sequence ATGGATTTAAAAGAAAAATTAGTTTCTTCATTCTTAGCATTTGAAAATAAAGGTGGATTAGATTTAGACTCTAAATCGCATAGTATTAGAACTAAAGCTATTCATAATTTTGAAAAAAAAGGTTTTCCAACTAAAAAAGATGAGGAATGGAAATATACAAGTTTAAACGCGTTATTAAAAAGCGATTATAGTTTGTTTCCTGAAACAAAAAAAGCTGTTGAATTTAAACATGTAAGAGAATATTCAATAAACGAAATAGAATCTTATACCTTAGTTTTTATTGATGGTGCTTTTAGCTCTTTTTTATCAAACACAACACACGATGAGTGCGATGTTTGTGTATTATCTTCTGCTTTTACGCGTCCAAAATATAAAATGGTTGTAGATAATTATTTCAATACCATTGCTAAAGACAATAATAGTTTAACAGAATTAAATACTGCTTTTTCGGTTGAAGGAGCTTTTATTAATATTCCAAAAAACACCGTTGTACCAAAACCTATTCAGATTCTACATTTTTCTACTGGAAGCGAGAAAGAAGTAATGCTTCAGCCTAGAAACTTGGTAGTTGTTGGTGAAAATTCACATGTTCAAATTATTGAGCGTCACCAAAATTTATCTAAAAATGCGGTGCTTACAAATGCAGTTACAGAGGTTTTTGCCCATAAAAGAGCGATTGTAGATTATTACAAAATTCAAAACGATACTGAAAATTCTTCGTTAATAGACAGTACTTTTGTTTCGCAAAAACAACAGAGTGTAGCTTCGGTACATACGTATTCTTTTGGAGGAAAATTAACTAGAAACAATTTAGAATTTTACCAAGAAGGTGAATATATTACATCTAATTTAAATGGTATTTCAATTTTAAATGATAAACAACATGTAGACAATCATACCTTAGTAGATCATAAATTCCCTAACTGTGAAAGTCACGAGTTGTACAAAGGTATTTATGCCGATAAATCTACAGGTGTGTTTAATGGAAAAGTAATTGTGAGACAAGCAGCACAAAAAACAAATGCTTTTCAGCAAAATAATAATATTTTAATTGATGATGGTGCTAGTATTAATTCTAAACCTCAGTTAGAAATTTTTGCAGATGATGTAAAATGTTCTCACGGGTGTACTATTGGTCAATTAGATGAAAGTGCTTTGTTTTATATGCAATCTAGAGGTATTCCTAAAAAAGAAGCCAAAGCATTATTGTTATTCGCATTTGGAAATGAAGTTGTTGAAAAAATTAAAATTCCACAACTAAAAACAAGAATTACTAAGTTAATTGCCAAAAATTTGGGTGTTAATTTAGGGTTTGATTTTTAG
- the sufC gene encoding Fe-S cluster assembly ATPase SufC: MLKVKNLHASINDKEILKGINLDIKAGEVHAIMGPNGSGKSTLSAVIAGKEEFEVTEGSVILNNEDLEDLAPEDRAHKGIFLSFQYPVEIPGVTVTNFIKTAINETRKSKGLEDLPAKDMLKLIREKADLLEIDRKFLSRSLNEGFSGGEKKRNEIFQMAMLEPKLAILDETDSGLDIDALKVVANGVNKLKSKDNAVLVITHYQRLLDYIVPDFVHVLHNGKIVKSGGKELALELEAKGYDWLK, encoded by the coding sequence ATGTTAAAAGTAAAAAATTTACACGCAAGTATCAACGATAAAGAGATTTTAAAAGGTATAAATCTTGACATAAAAGCAGGCGAGGTACACGCCATTATGGGACCAAATGGTTCTGGTAAAAGTACACTTTCGGCTGTTATTGCAGGAAAAGAAGAATTTGAAGTTACAGAAGGGTCTGTAATTTTAAATAATGAAGATTTAGAAGATTTAGCTCCTGAAGATAGAGCACATAAAGGTATTTTCTTATCTTTTCAATATCCTGTTGAAATTCCTGGAGTAACCGTTACAAACTTTATTAAAACAGCTATTAATGAAACTCGTAAATCTAAAGGTTTAGAAGATTTACCAGCAAAAGATATGCTAAAACTTATTCGTGAAAAAGCCGATTTATTAGAAATTGATAGAAAATTTTTATCACGTTCTTTAAACGAAGGTTTTTCTGGAGGAGAGAAAAAACGTAACGAAATTTTTCAAATGGCAATGTTAGAACCTAAATTGGCTATTTTAGATGAAACAGATTCTGGTTTAGATATCGATGCTCTAAAAGTTGTTGCAAATGGTGTAAACAAACTTAAAAGTAAAGACAATGCTGTGTTAGTTATTACACATTATCAACGTTTATTAGATTATATTGTTCCAGATTTTGTACACGTTTTACACAATGGTAAAATTGTAAAATCTGGAGGAAAAGAACTAGCTCTAGAATTAGAAGCTAAAGGATACGATTGGTTAAAATAA
- the sufB gene encoding Fe-S cluster assembly protein SufB encodes MSKFTEDDLKKELETKEYEYGFYTDIEADKFPVGLNEEVVIAISKKKNEPEWMTLWRLEAFKVWKEMEEPDWANVNYEKPKFQDISYYSAPKQKPKLDSLDQVDPELLKTFEKLGISIDEQKRLSNVAVDVVVDSVSVATSFKKTLKEKGIIFMPISEAIQEHPELVKKYLGTIVPKTDNFYAALNSAVFSDGSFCYIPKGVTCPMELSTYFRINEGGTGQFERTLVIADKGSYVSYLEGCTAPARDENQLHAAVVELIALDDAEIKYSTVQNWFPGDKDGNGGVYNFVTKRGLCEKNAKISWTQVETGSAVTWKYPSCVLKGDNSVGEFYSIAVTNNYQQADTGTKMIHLGNNTKSTIISKGISAGHSQNSYRGLVQVGARAKNARNFSQCDSLLMGDLCGAHTFPYIEAKNKTAQIEHEATTSKIGEDQLFYCNQRGIDTEKAIALIVNGFGKEVLNKLPMEFAVEAQKLLEISLEGSVG; translated from the coding sequence ATGAGTAAATTTACTGAAGACGATTTAAAAAAAGAATTAGAAACCAAAGAATACGAATACGGTTTTTATACAGACATTGAAGCTGATAAGTTTCCTGTGGGTTTAAATGAAGAAGTTGTAATTGCAATTTCTAAAAAGAAAAATGAACCTGAATGGATGACTTTATGGCGTTTAGAAGCTTTTAAAGTTTGGAAAGAAATGGAAGAGCCAGATTGGGCAAATGTTAATTATGAAAAGCCTAAATTTCAAGATATAAGTTATTATTCTGCTCCAAAACAAAAACCAAAATTAGACAGTTTAGATCAGGTAGATCCAGAATTACTAAAAACTTTTGAAAAGTTAGGTATTTCAATTGATGAGCAAAAACGTTTGTCAAATGTAGCTGTTGATGTTGTAGTTGACTCGGTTTCTGTTGCAACTTCCTTCAAAAAAACATTGAAAGAAAAGGGTATTATTTTTATGCCAATTTCTGAAGCCATTCAAGAGCATCCAGAATTGGTAAAAAAATATTTAGGAACCATTGTTCCAAAAACAGATAATTTTTATGCAGCATTAAATTCAGCAGTGTTTTCTGATGGATCTTTCTGTTACATACCAAAAGGCGTTACTTGTCCAATGGAACTTTCAACCTACTTTAGAATTAATGAAGGAGGTACTGGTCAATTTGAACGTACATTAGTTATTGCAGATAAAGGAAGTTATGTTAGTTATTTAGAAGGCTGTACAGCACCTGCACGTGACGAAAATCAGTTGCACGCCGCTGTTGTTGAGCTTATTGCTTTAGACGATGCCGAAATAAAATATTCTACCGTACAAAACTGGTTCCCTGGAGATAAAGATGGAAATGGTGGTGTATACAACTTTGTAACAAAAAGAGGTTTGTGCGAGAAAAATGCAAAAATTTCTTGGACACAAGTAGAAACAGGTAGTGCTGTTACTTGGAAATACCCAAGTTGTGTATTAAAAGGAGATAATTCGGTTGGTGAGTTTTATTCAATTGCCGTTACCAATAATTACCAACAAGCAGATACCGGAACAAAAATGATTCACTTAGGAAATAATACTAAAAGTACCATTATTTCTAAAGGAATTTCAGCCGGGCATTCACAAAATTCATACAGAGGTTTAGTGCAAGTTGGAGCAAGAGCAAAAAATGCACGTAACTTTTCGCAATGCGATTCGCTTTTAATGGGAGATTTATGTGGAGCACATACATTTCCATATATAGAAGCTAAAAATAAAACAGCTCAAATAGAGCACGAAGCAACAACAAGTAAAATTGGTGAAGACCAGCTTTTTTATTGCAACCAACGTGGTATAGATACTGAAAAAGCTATTGCATTAATTGTAAACGGATTTGGAAAAGAAGTATTAAATAAATTACCTATGGAATTTGCTGTTGAAGCTCAAAAATTACTAGAAATAAGTTTAGAAGGTTCAGTAGGTTAA
- a CDS encoding four helix bundle protein has translation MKRFEDLEVYKKAFNFSITIYKLTNEKSFNNNIKNQIQRAALSIPLNIAEGFELQSNRQFVKFLYISKGSSGEVRSLLRICEELHILEKNTVFTLINEVEDISKQLSKFINFLKNSNID, from the coding sequence ATGAAAAGGTTTGAAGATTTAGAAGTTTACAAAAAAGCATTCAATTTTTCAATTACCATTTATAAACTTACCAATGAGAAATCTTTCAATAATAACATAAAAAATCAAATTCAAAGAGCAGCACTTTCTATTCCACTAAATATTGCAGAAGGTTTTGAATTACAATCTAACAGACAATTTGTTAAGTTTTTGTACATTTCAAAAGGATCAAGTGGTGAAGTTAGAAGTTTATTGAGAATTTGTGAAGAATTACATATATTAGAAAAAAACACAGTTTTTACTTTAATTAATGAGGTTGAAGATATTTCGAAGCAATTATCTAAATTTATTAACTTTCTTAAAAACAGTAATATTGATTAA
- a CDS encoding HesB/IscA family protein codes for MIKVSEIAKKKVVELMTEDGFDPQVDFVRVGVKSGGCSGLSYDLKFDKENKEGDKVFEDNGIKIIVDKKSFLYLVGTTLEYSGGLNGTGFVFNNPNAQRTCGCGESFSL; via the coding sequence ATGATAAAAGTTTCAGAAATAGCAAAAAAGAAAGTTGTAGAACTTATGACTGAAGATGGCTTTGACCCACAAGTTGATTTTGTGAGAGTTGGCGTTAAAAGTGGTGGTTGCTCAGGACTTTCATACGATTTAAAATTTGACAAAGAAAATAAGGAAGGCGATAAGGTTTTTGAAGATAATGGTATAAAAATTATTGTTGACAAAAAAAGCTTTTTGTATTTAGTCGGTACAACATTAGAATATTCTGGTGGTTTAAACGGTACCGGTTTTGTATTTAACAACCCAAATGCACAACGTACTTGTGGTTGCGGGGAGTCGTTTTCGCTTTAA
- the thiL gene encoding thiamine-phosphate kinase, with product MIEDKNQARTSLSELGEFKLIKHLTQNFKIAQPTTVKGVGDDAAVLDFKNKQALVTTDFLIEGVHFDLTYMPLKHLGYKAVMANLSDVYAMNGTATQITVSIAVSNRFPLEAVEELYEGIYLACKNYAVDLVGGDTTSSVKGLLISITAIGEANAEDIVYRNAAKPNDLLVVTGDLGAAYLGLQVLEREKQVFEVNPNSQPDLTDYSYLIERQLKPEARKDIVKLLKDLNVKPTSMIDISDGLSSEILHICEQSEVGCNLYEDKIPLDPQVISTCEEFELNSTTIALSGGEDYELLFTISQEDFPKIKGNPHLTVIGHIADKSIGANLVTRAGQQIKLTAQGWNAIK from the coding sequence ATGATAGAAGATAAAAACCAAGCACGTACAAGTTTGTCTGAATTAGGCGAATTTAAACTTATAAAACACTTAACTCAAAACTTTAAAATAGCTCAACCTACTACGGTAAAAGGAGTTGGTGACGATGCAGCTGTGTTAGATTTTAAAAACAAACAAGCCTTAGTTACCACAGATTTTTTGATTGAAGGTGTACATTTTGACTTAACTTATATGCCTTTAAAGCATTTGGGATATAAGGCTGTTATGGCTAATTTATCTGATGTTTATGCCATGAACGGTACAGCAACGCAAATAACAGTTTCTATAGCTGTTTCTAACCGTTTTCCTTTAGAGGCTGTTGAAGAATTATACGAGGGAATTTACTTAGCTTGTAAAAATTATGCTGTTGATTTAGTGGGCGGAGATACCACATCTTCAGTTAAAGGTTTATTAATTAGTATTACAGCTATTGGCGAAGCAAATGCAGAAGATATTGTATATAGAAACGCTGCAAAGCCAAACGATTTACTTGTTGTAACAGGAGATTTAGGTGCTGCATATTTAGGATTACAAGTACTAGAACGAGAAAAACAAGTTTTTGAAGTAAATCCGAATTCGCAACCAGATTTAACAGATTACTCCTACTTAATTGAGCGTCAATTAAAACCTGAAGCGAGAAAAGATATTGTAAAATTATTGAAAGATCTAAACGTAAAACCTACTTCTATGATTGATATTTCGGATGGACTTTCTTCTGAAATTTTACATATTTGCGAACAATCTGAAGTTGGATGTAATTTATACGAAGATAAAATTCCGCTAGATCCTCAGGTTATTTCTACGTGCGAAGAATTTGAATTAAATAGCACCACTATTGCCTTAAGTGGAGGTGAAGATTACGAGTTGTTATTTACAATTTCTCAAGAAGATTTTCCTAAAATTAAAGGGAATCCACATTTAACAGTTATAGGGCATATTGCTGATAAAAGTATTGGTGCAAATTTAGTAACCAGAGCTGGGCAACAAATAAAATTAACAGCTCAAGGCTGGAATGCAATTAAATAA